In the genome of Acidobacteriota bacterium, the window CTCCGACGACAGGTAACGCAGAACGTTCCGCGCTTCCTCCCGGCCGGCGCTATCGACGAATGCCGCGAATTCCGGGTGGCTCGGCCCGTCGAGCAGTCGGTCGATGGTGTAGAAGTTCTGCATCGCGACGATGCTGACGCATACCGTCCCCATCACCCAGATGCCGAGGCAGAACGTGGCCGCATACGTCTTCACGGGCGAACGATACATCACTGCGGCATGCCGCCGCATCGGGAACCGGACGGCCCCCGGCGCGCGCAGGTCGGATCGCGATGCGCAAGGGGCGCCGCGCCGCGTTCAGCGGCACAAGGTCCTAGAAGAACCGCAGCGAGTAACCCACCTTAACCCCACGGCCAATCTCGGGGGCCAGGTCCTTGATGAACGACATGTGGTTCCGGAACAGCGCGTTGGTGAGGTTGTATCCGGTGAACGACAGCACGTGCGCCATGTGCTGCCGCGGCCAGAGGTAGGACGCGTCCAGGTTCAGGATGGCGTATCCGGGCGTCGTCGTCTCGTCGCGGAACACCCGGCCCTGCCGCGCCGCGAACGTCACCTCCGGGCTCACCGTGAATGCCCCGTAGGGTATCTCGACGCTGAGCGTGGCGCGCAGGGGCGGGATGCGCGGCACCGCCTCGTTCGTCGACGTCAGCGTCGCGTTCACGTAGCCGATGCCGAGCGACGCCCAGGCCTGGCCGCCCAATCGCACGCTGCCCCGCGCGTCGAAGCCGACGAAACGGCTGTCGTCCTGAATGATGTCCAGCACCCGCAGGTTGTCGACGATCTCGAGGGTGTGATCCCCGAAGATGAAGTTCTCGATGTCGTAGACGTAGAAGTTCAGGTCGGTCCCGATGCGGCCGGACTGCCGCCGGAGGCCGATGTCGAGGCCGAGCGCCGTTTCGGCCTCCAGATCCGGGTTGCCGACCTCGAAGTTGCCCAGGTGCGGCCCGAAGTTGTAGAGCTCCTGCAGTGCCGGCACGCGGTGCGACTGCATGAGGTTGGCTACCAACTCGGTGGCGGCGCCGAGGTCGGCGTGCAGCCCCGCGGATGCCGACACGCCGAGAAACTGCCGGTCGCGCGGGTCGGGCGGTTCCAGGTGGTCCCCGTCCCCGGCGTCATGGCGGTGGCCGTGACCGTGGTCGTCTTCCCGGTCGTCGCGGCCGGGCAGGGGAACGCGTCCGGCGGTCTTGTAGCCGTTGCGCTCCGCGCGTCCGGCGAACTGCAGGCGGTAGCGCCCGAAGCTCACCTCCTCGTAGCCGAAGGCCGAGATCGTGCTCTGGTCGGTGCGCGGGGCCAGCGCCTCGGTGCCGGTCACGTCGAAGTCCCGGTACTTCAGCTCCGTGCCGAACCGTCCGGTGAAACGCCCGAGTTGCCCCTGGTAGAACAGGGTGCGCTTGATGTAGGTGCGGTTGCCGATCCGCGAATCCACGTTGTCGACGCCGCCCACCGTGTCGACATGGTCGTCCGTCACGTCGATGACGTGGAAACCGGTGCGCACGCCTTGCAGGAAATCGTTGTCCAGGTTGCGCAGTCCGAGGTCGAAACGGCCGACGCGGCGGCGCGAGGTGAGGTCGATTGAAGAATCGTCCCCGCCTCCGGCTTCCCGGGGCTCCGCATGCCCGTGAGCGTGCCCGTGGGCGTCCTCCGCAGTCCCGTGCGAATGGAATATGTCCTCGAACGGGAGACCGAAGCGGCTGTCCTCGAACGTGAGGGAGAGACTGGCGAAGGCCCGATCCCCGAAGTAGCCGAGCCCGGTGCGCGCATTGGTCAGTTCGGCGGCGGTGTTGAAGACGGGGCCTTCCGGCGTGTCGTAGTCACCCGTCCGGCGTTCGGCGCCGCTGCCCCAGAACAGCATGTTGCCTTGCGCGTGCTGCAGGTTGGCGTACGCTCCCGCTTGCCGGTTCGCGCTTCCGGTGTCGGCGCCGAGTTGCGCCCGCGTACCGTCGATCAGGGTTTCGCCGTAGCTCTCGGGGGGTGTTAGCAGGTTCCGGTACGCCGCGTGGGGGGTGATGATGTTGATGAGGCCCCCCACCACGCCGGAGCCGTAGAGCAGCGTGGCCGGCCCGCGCACGATCTCGATTCGCTCGGCGCTGTTCGGGTCGATGGTCATCCCGTGATGATCCGACGCGGCGGAGAGGTCGCCGGTCGGGAGGCCGTCCTCGATGATGAGCACCCGATCGCCGCCGAAGCCGCGGATGACCGGCCGGCTCGCGCCGGGACCGAAGCTCCGGTTCGCGATGCCGGGCTCGTCCTCGAGCGCTTCGGCGATGGTGCTGGGGGCCTCCCTGGCGATCGCGAACGAATCGACCGTGGTGACCGCGTTGAATGTCTGGAGCGTCGCCGCGGCGCCGACCGCCGCCGACGCGGTGACGGTGACCTCCTCGCGCACCGGCGACAGGCTCAGCTCGAAGTCGGCGATGGCCGTCTCGCCCGCCCCGATGCTCACCGTCTGCAAGCCGGCGGTGAGCTGCTCGCGCTGGGCGATGACGTCGTAGGTGCCGGCCGGCACGTTCGTGAACTCGAACGTCCCATCATCGGTGAACGTGAAGGCTCCGGTGCCGATGATGAGGATCAGCGCGCCGTCGACCGGGCCGCCGTTCTCCACCAAGGTCACCGTGCCGCGCACCGTGCCCGTCTCCTGCGCCTGGAGAGGCGATACCGTCGCCAGCGCCGCCATCGTCAGTGCGGCGAGCCGAATCCGGCGGCTCGGCTGCCGCGGCAGGGTTCCGTGTGAAGCACGCGCCGAGGGCTGGGTACGACGTCGTGGAGACGGGAGACTCCCGGCTCCATTCCTTCGAGCATACACGTATTGCGCAGCCTCCATCATGTGTATATTACGGCGGGCATTCCACATGGGAGTTGCTCCACGAGGCGGTCGTTTCCGGAGGTTGACGGATGAAGCCCACTCCCGAGATCGCTGCGCCGCAGGGCATCGGCAGCGAAGCACGCGGTCCCGCTCCCGAGTGCATCTCATGACGCACGGTCTGCGGATGCCGCCCGAGATCATGCGGGAGCTCGCCGGGTACGTCACCGAGATCCTGGTCGAGTGGAACCGGCGTCTGCCCGGTGAGCCGGCCTGGGACGGTGAGTTCAAGCAGGAGCTCATGGCCCGGTTGATGGAGGATCCTCCGGAGAGCGGCCGGGCGCCGCGCGCGGTGATCGATCGCGCCGTGCGGGACGTCCTGTCGCCGGCGATGCGTCATGAGCATCCGAGGGCCTTCGGGTTCGTGCCATCGGCGCCGACGTGGCCGGGCGTGCTCGCGGACTACCTGGTGACCGGCTTCAACATCAATGCGGCGACGTGGCTGTCGGCGAGCGGTCCGAGCCAGCTCGAAGCCGTCGTGCTCGACTGGTTCCGGCGCTGGCTGGGATATCCGGAGACGGCCGGCGGCGTGTTGACCAGCGGCGGTTCCGCGGCTGCCCTCGACGCTCTGGTTGCCGCCCGCGAGGCGGCCGGCAACCCGGCGCGGGCGACCGTGTACATGAGCGACCAGGGACACAGCGCCCAGGCCCGCGCCGCGCGCATCATCGGCATTCGGCCGGACCGCGTTCGCATACTCTCCACGGGTCCCGACTTCCGCCTCGATCCCGATACGCTGGCAGCGGCCGTCCAAACCGACCGGGCGGCGGGCTGCATGCCCATCGCGGTGTGCGCCGATGCCGGTTCCACCAGTACCGGCAGTGTCGATCCCTTGCGGCAGATTGCGGACTACTGCGCGTCGCAGGGCATCTGGATGCACGTGGACGCGGCCTACGGGGGGGCGGCGGTCATCACGGAGGCGGGCGCGCGCCTTCTGCGCGGCATCGAGCGCGCCGATTCCATCGGCATCGACCCGCACAAGTGGATGTTCCAGCCGTACGATACGGGTTGCCTGCTGGTGCGGGACGTCGCGACGCTCGAACGCGCGTTCGCGATCCACCATGACGTGCTGCAGGACTCCGTCTGGGGCGCCAACCACCCGAATCAGGCGGACCGCGGCCTGCAACTGAGCCGCCGCGACCGCGCCCTCAAGATCTGGATGTCGGTGCAGATCTTCGGCATGGCCGCATTCCGGGACGCGGTGGCGCAAGGCATCGAGCGGGCCGAGCGGGCGGCGCAGTTCGTCGCGGACAGTGCGATCCTGGAGCTGATGACGCCGGCATCGCTGGGTATCGTCTGCTTCCGGGTCAACCCCCGGGACGGCGCGACTCCGGAGGCGACGCTCCACCAGATCAACAAGACGATCCTCGCCCGCGTCTTCTGGGAGGAACGCGCGTTCCTGTCGTCGACGCTGCTTCGCAGGCGATTCGCACTCCGCCTGTGCGTCATCAACCACACGACGACCTGGGACGACGTCCACGAGACGCTGCAGACCATCGAGCGCTTCGGACGGGAAGCGCTCTGACGCGCGCCCGGAACGGGCCGGCTTCGCGCGGCCGACCGGTTCGAGTCCGGATGCGTCGGAACCTGCCGGGGCAGCCGCGCTTCGGTTACCATTGGCGGCGATGACGCGCCTCGGCTCGTGCATCCTGCTCGTCGCCGCCCTGTGCGCCGCGCATCCCGCGCGTTCGGCCGCACATCCCGCCCCGTTCAGCTTCGTCGACGTGCGGCTCGGCGCCGGCACGCTGGACGTCACGGTGGTGGCGCACGTCTGGGACGTCGCCTACGAGTTGGGCATCGACGATCCGGCCCTGGTGCTGAATCCCGACATTCTGCGGCCGCGGGGCGAACGGCTCGGAGCGCTGATCGGCGAGCGGTTGCGGCTGACCGTCGACGGCCGCTTTCTCGCGCTGGACGGGTGGTCGGCGCCGGCGATCCTGCGCGAACGGCAGTCGGTGCGGCTGCAGGCGCAGCTTCCGCTCGACGACGGGGTCGGCGCGGTGATCGTGTCGGCCAAGCTGTTCCCCTACGACCCGAGTCACCAGACTTTCCTCAACGTCTACGAGGACGCCGAGTTGACGACGCAGGCCATCCTCGGGGGCGGCGACACGGAGTACGAGTACTTCCTCGGCACGCGGCAGGGCGTCTGGGCGGTGCTGCAGAAGTTCGTGCCGTCGGGCGTGCACCACATCCTGATCGGGCCGGATCACCTGCTGTTCCTCATCGGCCTACTGCTGCTCGGCGGAAGCGTGAAGCAACTGCTGCTCGTGGTCACCGCCTTCACGGTCGCCCACAGCATCACGTTGTCGCTGGCGGTGCTCAACGTCGTGACGCCGCCGGCGCGCCTCGTGGAGCCGATCATCGCGCTGAGCATCGTCTACGTCGGCCTCGACAACCTGCTGGCGCGCGGCGGGCGCGACGTGCGTATCTGGATCGCGCTGG includes:
- a CDS encoding HupE/UreJ family protein, which encodes MTRLGSCILLVAALCAAHPARSAAHPAPFSFVDVRLGAGTLDVTVVAHVWDVAYELGIDDPALVLNPDILRPRGERLGALIGERLRLTVDGRFLALDGWSAPAILRERQSVRLQAQLPLDDGVGAVIVSAKLFPYDPSHQTFLNVYEDAELTTQAILGGGDTEYEYFLGTRQGVWAVLQKFVPSGVHHILIGPDHLLFLIGLLLLGGSVKQLLLVVTAFTVAHSITLSLAVLNVVTPPARLVEPIIALSIVYVGLDNLLARGGRDVRIWIALVFGLIHGFGFASVLREMGLPSGALGWSLFSFNFGVELGQLAVVLVVAAILWRIREYSAVAGQRIAVAGSIAVVAAGAFWFVERVFLSGGMA
- a CDS encoding aminotransferase class I/II-fold pyridoxal phosphate-dependent enzyme; translation: MMRISAPSTGPPFSTKVTVPRTVPVSCAWRGDTVASAAIVSAASRIRRLGCRGRVPCEARAEGWVRRRGDGRLPAPFLRAYTYCAASIMCILRRAFHMGVAPRGGRFRRLTDEAHSRDRCAAGHRQRSTRSRSRVHLMTHGLRMPPEIMRELAGYVTEILVEWNRRLPGEPAWDGEFKQELMARLMEDPPESGRAPRAVIDRAVRDVLSPAMRHEHPRAFGFVPSAPTWPGVLADYLVTGFNINAATWLSASGPSQLEAVVLDWFRRWLGYPETAGGVLTSGGSAAALDALVAAREAAGNPARATVYMSDQGHSAQARAARIIGIRPDRVRILSTGPDFRLDPDTLAAAVQTDRAAGCMPIAVCADAGSTSTGSVDPLRQIADYCASQGIWMHVDAAYGGAAVITEAGARLLRGIERADSIGIDPHKWMFQPYDTGCLLVRDVATLERAFAIHHDVLQDSVWGANHPNQADRGLQLSRRDRALKIWMSVQIFGMAAFRDAVAQGIERAERAAQFVADSAILELMTPASLGIVCFRVNPRDGATPEATLHQINKTILARVFWEERAFLSSTLLRRRFALRLCVINHTTTWDDVHETLQTIERFGREAL
- a CDS encoding TonB-dependent receptor, producing the protein MSSCLNSPSQAGSPGRRRFHSTRISVTYPASSRMISGGIRRPCVMRCTRERDRVLRCRCPAAQRSREWASSVNLRKRPPRGATPMWNARRNIHMMEAAQYVYARRNGAGSLPSPRRRTQPSARASHGTLPRQPSRRIRLAALTMAALATVSPLQAQETGTVRGTVTLVENGGPVDGALILIIGTGAFTFTDDGTFEFTNVPAGTYDVIAQREQLTAGLQTVSIGAGETAIADFELSLSPVREEVTVTASAAVGAAATLQTFNAVTTVDSFAIAREAPSTIAEALEDEPGIANRSFGPGASRPVIRGFGGDRVLIIEDGLPTGDLSAASDHHGMTIDPNSAERIEIVRGPATLLYGSGVVGGLINIITPHAAYRNLLTPPESYGETLIDGTRAQLGADTGSANRQAGAYANLQHAQGNMLFWGSGAERRTGDYDTPEGPVFNTAAELTNARTGLGYFGDRAFASLSLTFEDSRFGLPFEDIFHSHGTAEDAHGHAHGHAEPREAGGGDDSSIDLTSRRRVGRFDLGLRNLDNDFLQGVRTGFHVIDVTDDHVDTVGGVDNVDSRIGNRTYIKRTLFYQGQLGRFTGRFGTELKYRDFDVTGTEALAPRTDQSTISAFGYEEVSFGRYRLQFAGRAERNGYKTAGRVPLPGRDDREDDHGHGHRHDAGDGDHLEPPDPRDRQFLGVSASAGLHADLGAATELVANLMQSHRVPALQELYNFGPHLGNFEVGNPDLEAETALGLDIGLRRQSGRIGTDLNFYVYDIENFIFGDHTLEIVDNLRVLDIIQDDSRFVGFDARGSVRLGGQAWASLGIGYVNATLTSTNEAVPRIPPLRATLSVEIPYGAFTVSPEVTFAARQGRVFRDETTTPGYAILNLDASYLWPRQHMAHVLSFTGYNLTNALFRNHMSFIKDLAPEIGRGVKVGYSLRFF